In one Candidatus Nitronereus thalassa genomic region, the following are encoded:
- a CDS encoding transcription termination/antitermination NusG family protein, whose translation MDWYLIRSKIRQEFLAEANLHRWDIESFCPQIKQTKARRGKKQTVIAPLFPGYLFSKFDLGRDYRKVTYAHGVADVVMFGSTPAKVDDSIIQGIRSRMEDGFVSLDSYSFSPGETVQIQEGPFKGLLAVFERELTGTQRVALLLKSVSYNARLIVERDLITHVANI comes from the coding sequence GTGGATTGGTATCTCATACGGAGCAAAATTCGTCAGGAATTCCTAGCGGAAGCGAATCTTCACCGTTGGGATATCGAATCTTTTTGTCCACAGATTAAACAGACCAAGGCCCGCCGTGGAAAAAAACAAACGGTCATAGCCCCGCTATTTCCAGGCTACTTATTTTCAAAATTTGATTTGGGTCGGGATTATCGCAAGGTTACATATGCTCATGGGGTAGCGGATGTGGTCATGTTTGGATCAACCCCCGCCAAAGTTGATGATTCCATCATTCAAGGAATTCGATCCAGAATGGAGGATGGATTCGTGAGCTTGGACTCTTACTCCTTTAGTCCTGGGGAAACCGTTCAGATTCAAGAGGGCCCATTTAAAGGATTATTAGCAGTGTTTGAAAGGGAATTGACCGGAACTCAACGCGTGGCCCTCTTATTGAAAAGCGTGTCCTATAATGCCCGACTTATTGTGGAGCGTGATTTAATAACACATGTGGCTAATATTTAG
- a CDS encoding GumC family protein gives MTQFSDFESQAVEADESAKLMEYVTACLQRKWLIGSLVFVCGGVAAFWSYTQIPIYQAKAKLVIEAQDPKVMETHLPDDSKISQGAEQIETHVKLMTSYPVVEEAVRQLDLSQEAEYQPRPSRLKMLIKKIEIPWLQETLSWGVSTVKDVKQKVVKAIKSIFSWGSKKKGLPELEENFPDKKDASLVLDFRSHVSVNPVHGSKIVEVVVDSEKPEFAARAANTLSAVYIERTLKKKSEFSEFASDWFSSHLDDLRQKLEKAEQALYAYRAEHGLVNLSNQQTIAAQRLDEQNLELIRAEKERTEAQTRYKRIESIRAKVQSQASGQKIDRSELDSLTEVLNSDVIRSLRSREIESLVELANMSEKYGPLHPKMIQAKSKLNELRVRMAEELDKVYGSVKSNYQLALARENAVRRNVLRQKAEKVALDKYSVQASLLEREVNSNRQLYDLFLQQMSRTDLSTKIQTSNIYLAEPAIPNSKKIRPKTPLNIMMGLLIGLVSGAGLSLFLEFGGKIIKSPRDLSRYFENLLTLGMVPISPGIRKTGQSLVMLDYPMGASANCYRHIRTSLWIAMESEPPFSFAVTSPSDQEGKTTLGANLAIALAQVEGVRVVLIDTDLRRSRVANIFGLDEDHDKAKGLVHYLEGEAEISEILHETMVPNLAVIPAGYIPPHPTEMLHSKKMRTLLQWCKEQGFSVILDTPAALPVVDAMIVSNMVEGVILVVSAGRTVKAEAIEVLDRFRNHGINVLGVVMQKVAMANLPSYYRDSPYFAYKNQKKSLAPSVKVKSA, from the coding sequence ATGACGCAATTCTCTGATTTTGAATCGCAAGCTGTTGAAGCCGACGAGTCGGCAAAACTAATGGAGTATGTAACGGCTTGCCTTCAACGAAAGTGGTTAATCGGAAGCCTGGTTTTTGTCTGTGGCGGGGTGGCTGCTTTTTGGTCTTATACTCAGATTCCCATCTATCAAGCCAAGGCCAAATTGGTTATCGAGGCACAAGATCCTAAGGTGATGGAAACTCACTTGCCGGATGATTCGAAAATTTCTCAGGGGGCGGAGCAGATTGAAACCCATGTCAAATTAATGACGAGTTATCCGGTGGTAGAAGAAGCCGTACGCCAATTGGATCTTTCTCAAGAAGCCGAATATCAACCAAGGCCATCACGCCTCAAAATGTTAATTAAGAAAATTGAGATACCCTGGTTACAAGAGACGTTATCTTGGGGAGTCTCTACAGTCAAAGACGTCAAGCAGAAGGTAGTGAAGGCCATCAAATCAATTTTTAGCTGGGGATCGAAAAAGAAGGGCCTTCCCGAATTGGAAGAAAACTTTCCCGATAAAAAAGATGCCTCGCTCGTATTGGACTTTAGAAGCCATGTGAGTGTCAATCCTGTGCATGGCAGTAAAATCGTTGAAGTCGTGGTCGACTCGGAAAAACCGGAGTTTGCTGCGCGCGCAGCCAATACGTTGTCTGCGGTCTATATTGAACGAACTTTGAAAAAGAAGTCGGAATTTTCTGAATTTGCCTCGGACTGGTTTTCTTCTCATTTGGATGACCTTCGACAAAAGCTCGAAAAAGCCGAACAAGCATTATATGCCTACCGAGCGGAACACGGGCTTGTGAATTTGAGCAATCAACAAACCATTGCGGCACAACGGCTTGATGAGCAGAATTTGGAATTAATCAGGGCGGAAAAGGAGAGAACGGAGGCCCAAACCCGTTATAAGCGAATTGAGAGTATTCGAGCCAAAGTTCAATCTCAAGCAAGTGGGCAAAAAATCGATCGATCGGAGCTAGATTCTCTAACCGAGGTCCTAAATTCTGATGTGATTCGAAGTCTTCGCAGTCGTGAAATCGAATCGTTGGTGGAATTAGCGAACATGTCAGAGAAATATGGACCGCTTCATCCGAAAATGATACAGGCGAAATCCAAGCTAAATGAATTGCGCGTTCGAATGGCAGAAGAACTGGATAAGGTGTATGGCTCCGTAAAAAGTAACTATCAGCTTGCCCTCGCGCGTGAGAATGCCGTACGGAGAAATGTACTACGACAAAAGGCGGAGAAGGTGGCTCTCGATAAATACTCGGTTCAAGCTTCTCTGTTAGAAAGAGAGGTCAATAGCAATCGACAGCTTTATGATCTGTTTCTGCAACAAATGAGCCGGACCGATCTTTCAACCAAAATCCAAACGAGTAATATTTATTTAGCTGAGCCCGCTATCCCAAATTCAAAAAAAATTCGGCCTAAGACCCCGTTGAATATTATGATGGGTTTGCTCATTGGGTTGGTGTCAGGTGCCGGGCTTTCATTGTTCCTGGAATTTGGAGGCAAAATTATAAAAAGTCCACGGGACTTGTCACGCTATTTTGAAAATCTCCTAACCCTTGGCATGGTCCCCATATCTCCCGGGATTCGAAAGACTGGTCAATCCCTTGTGATGCTCGATTATCCCATGGGGGCTTCGGCAAATTGCTATCGTCATATTCGGACTAGTCTGTGGATTGCGATGGAAAGTGAACCGCCTTTTTCATTTGCGGTGACCAGCCCAAGCGACCAGGAAGGAAAAACAACTTTAGGCGCTAATTTAGCCATTGCCTTGGCCCAGGTTGAAGGTGTTCGGGTCGTGTTGATCGATACGGATTTACGACGGTCTCGGGTGGCTAATATCTTTGGCCTTGATGAAGATCATGATAAAGCAAAAGGTTTGGTGCACTACTTGGAAGGTGAAGCGGAGATCAGTGAAATTTTGCATGAGACCATGGTGCCGAATTTAGCTGTCATCCCCGCTGGTTATATTCCTCCACATCCGACGGAAATGTTGCATTCGAAGAAAATGAGAACATTACTGCAATGGTGTAAAGAGCAAGGGTTTAGTGTCATTCTCGATACGCCCGCGGCACTTCCTGTTGTTGATGCCATGATCGTCAGTAATATGGTTGAAGGCGTGATTTTGGTAGTAAGTGCCGGACGAACAGTGAAGGCCGAAGCCATAGAAGTTTTGGATCGATTTAGAAATCATGGAATTAATGTTCTCGGCGTGGTCATGCAAAAGGTTGCAATGGCCAATCTGCCATCCTATTATCGTGATTCCCCATATTTCGCCTATAAAAACCAAAAAAAATCTTTAGCCCCCAGTGTCAAGGTGAAAAGCGCTTGA
- a CDS encoding polysaccharide biosynthesis/export family protein, whose product MTVSLVLLLMAVGCAYSPFSSEPPVADETSKVVIPSYQVGPNDVLRVEVFDEPDLLTETAVSGLGVIKFPLLGELRVAGMTVKEVEETLAKRLEDGYLKNPKVTVSILTYRNFFISGEARNPGAYPYREGLTVLKAITLAGGWTERAVKDEAKMLRDVNGNQQMLTVDMNDFVQPDDIIIVPESFF is encoded by the coding sequence TTGACTGTAAGTTTGGTGCTTCTTTTGATGGCGGTGGGGTGTGCCTATTCCCCGTTTTCTTCTGAACCTCCAGTGGCGGATGAAACCTCGAAAGTCGTGATCCCATCCTATCAAGTAGGACCGAATGATGTACTAAGGGTTGAAGTCTTTGATGAGCCAGATTTGTTGACAGAAACAGCTGTCAGTGGACTTGGAGTGATTAAGTTTCCTTTATTAGGGGAACTTCGAGTGGCCGGAATGACCGTGAAGGAAGTAGAGGAAACGTTAGCCAAACGGCTTGAAGACGGATATTTGAAAAATCCGAAGGTGACGGTTTCCATACTGACCTATAGAAACTTTTTCATAAGTGGGGAAGCCAGAAACCCAGGAGCCTATCCATATCGGGAGGGCCTTACCGTGCTCAAAGCAATTACCTTAGCAGGTGGTTGGACTGAACGGGCTGTGAAAGATGAGGCAAAAATGTTGCGTGACGTGAATGGAAATCAGCAAATGCTCACTGTTGACATGAACGATTTTGTGCAGCCCGATGACATCATTATTGTCCCTGAAAGTTTCTTTTAA
- a CDS encoding outer membrane beta-barrel protein — MSGREKSGGRKCKVQICLFLVLVTVSLWGLGVETSFAQLSGNEVSYAFTGGAIPRNGFLPLMSTNGIKAGSFRIHPFFGAGEIFTDNAFRTSSNRQSDFVHTVSPGIQIQLPFAGLHRAAIDYRATKSFSQRFPSNNVLNQDLRGQVLLNFPGGLEMKLQGGYAQGFDLRGSELDLQFLEPTKWAQKTFIGEAETIGSQFGVRLRVRAVDREFKNNNQAVTRDRLSSQGNITVFGLIAPKTYALLNFGVTRQVYDQNTQLDSMNYQMNTGLRWRATGKTTGEIQVGYTFLIPDRAPRSQPSGSPLSSGGSRSDAIQVSGSLNWQPASRLNMSLRPSRSIQQSGILGTSTFTQTAIDFTANYTFGALTSINANFNYADSVFENDQGNLGATTRKDNNFGGGFGVTYQAVRWLGVTAQYRYDQRSSTIAAFESYANTLMVSIQGIF, encoded by the coding sequence ATGAGTGGCCGGGAAAAATCTGGAGGGAGGAAATGTAAAGTCCAGATTTGTCTTTTTCTGGTGTTGGTGACCGTTAGTTTATGGGGTTTGGGTGTGGAAACGAGTTTCGCTCAATTGTCGGGCAACGAGGTTTCTTATGCCTTTACAGGTGGCGCCATACCTAGAAATGGATTTCTTCCACTCATGTCCACCAATGGGATCAAAGCTGGTTCGTTTCGGATTCATCCGTTCTTTGGGGCAGGAGAAATCTTTACCGATAATGCGTTTCGGACTTCATCCAATCGCCAAAGCGATTTTGTTCATACCGTCTCTCCGGGTATTCAGATTCAATTGCCCTTCGCTGGATTGCATCGAGCCGCGATCGATTACCGGGCCACAAAGTCATTTTCCCAGCGATTCCCTTCAAACAATGTGCTCAACCAGGACCTGAGGGGGCAAGTGTTGTTAAATTTTCCAGGCGGTCTCGAAATGAAACTTCAGGGAGGATATGCCCAAGGATTTGACCTACGGGGATCAGAGTTAGATTTACAGTTTCTTGAACCTACGAAATGGGCCCAGAAGACTTTTATCGGGGAAGCAGAAACCATAGGAAGTCAATTTGGAGTTCGCCTTCGAGTTCGAGCGGTTGATCGGGAATTCAAAAATAATAATCAGGCCGTGACGAGAGATCGCTTGAGTAGTCAAGGAAATATTACGGTGTTTGGTCTCATCGCCCCCAAAACCTATGCCTTGTTGAATTTTGGAGTAACGCGACAAGTCTATGACCAAAATACCCAACTCGATAGTATGAATTACCAAATGAATACAGGGTTACGTTGGCGTGCCACGGGGAAGACGACAGGGGAAATTCAAGTTGGATACACGTTCTTAATTCCTGATCGTGCTCCACGTTCTCAACCATCTGGGTCGCCACTCAGTTCAGGGGGAAGTCGAAGTGATGCTATTCAGGTGTCAGGTAGTTTGAATTGGCAACCGGCTTCTCGATTAAATATGAGCTTGCGTCCCTCTCGATCAATCCAGCAATCGGGAATCTTGGGGACTTCGACCTTTACCCAGACGGCCATCGATTTTACTGCGAATTATACATTTGGGGCTCTTACATCAATTAATGCAAATTTTAATTATGCCGATTCCGTTTTCGAAAATGATCAAGGCAACCTAGGCGCCACGACTAGGAAAGACAATAATTTTGGCGGCGGATTTGGAGTTACCTACCAAGCTGTCAGATGGTTGGGGGTCACGGCCCAATATCGGTATGACCAAAGGAGTTCCACGATCGCGGCCTTTGAGTCCTACGCAAATACGCTCATGGTCTCAATTCAGGGCATATTTTAG
- a CDS encoding class I SAM-dependent methyltransferase has protein sequence MSSWPLPKRDPWSTPFAETLLSQLDLRPGLSILDVACGHGIPAFYLADQVGNAGRVLGIDIHPTQLARARSIQGQGLPWLEFAEHDVRHLPATLPTFDRITGNLSFMFFRPDRYTALEGLIQHLRPAGQIVLTFPAMGTFDSLWQHVDQEMTIRGLELERTKLWEYIHERPSGQEAYQWLKQLRMEKIVVENHPLEVETGSGQEFLWHPLLRGGFLDDVFECFEDQDRANKFMMSISQDIASFVPLIAQRCVMSGWKPST, from the coding sequence ATGTCTTCATGGCCCCTTCCCAAACGTGACCCTTGGTCCACACCATTTGCGGAAACATTACTATCGCAACTCGATCTCCGTCCGGGATTGTCAATTCTCGATGTGGCCTGCGGTCATGGCATTCCTGCATTTTATCTTGCCGATCAGGTTGGAAATGCAGGACGAGTTCTAGGCATTGATATTCATCCCACCCAATTGGCCAGAGCCAGATCTATCCAAGGCCAGGGGTTGCCATGGTTAGAGTTTGCTGAACATGATGTTCGTCATCTTCCTGCCACTCTTCCAACGTTCGACCGAATTACAGGAAACTTATCTTTTATGTTTTTTCGCCCAGACCGGTATACGGCATTAGAAGGTTTGATCCAACACCTCAGACCCGCCGGACAAATTGTTCTCACCTTCCCCGCCATGGGCACATTTGACTCCCTTTGGCAACACGTAGACCAAGAGATGACCATTCGCGGTTTGGAACTAGAACGCACAAAGTTGTGGGAATACATCCATGAACGCCCCTCTGGCCAAGAGGCCTATCAATGGCTTAAACAATTAAGGATGGAAAAAATAGTCGTAGAAAATCACCCCCTGGAAGTAGAAACTGGCTCTGGACAAGAATTTCTTTGGCATCCCTTGCTCCGGGGAGGATTTTTAGACGATGTGTTCGAATGTTTTGAAGACCAGGATCGTGCCAACAAATTCATGATGTCCATATCACAAGACATTGCGAGCTTTGTACCCCTCATTGCTCAAAGATGCGTGATGTCCGGATGGAAACCATCAACATAG
- a CDS encoding HugZ family protein → MSQHANPRTNDTDPADPSEPTYAERARTLMHLAPVATLCTTSQKHPDWPFGSIVTYGLDNKGNPTFLISTMAMHTKNILADPRASVFVMQPGGEHDPLGAARLTVMGKVTKVPKDRDADIRMQYLARHPKASYWADFADFSFYLMDTIDLYYVGGFGSMGWVSAEEYAEAKIDPLADAGPEIIDHVNADHKDSLIILACANGQTEADEVTLTAIDRLGFHLRLRIKDRYTGMRLAFPQELTSPEDARPAFVHMVKQARGTT, encoded by the coding sequence ATGTCACAACATGCAAATCCACGAACGAATGATACCGACCCTGCTGACCCGTCCGAACCCACATATGCCGAACGGGCTCGGACTCTGATGCATCTGGCACCTGTCGCTACACTGTGTACAACGTCCCAAAAGCATCCCGATTGGCCTTTTGGATCAATTGTAACCTATGGTCTGGATAATAAAGGAAATCCAACATTTCTTATCAGCACGATGGCCATGCATACCAAAAATATTTTAGCGGATCCCCGGGCTAGTGTATTTGTCATGCAACCGGGTGGAGAACACGACCCATTAGGCGCAGCCCGCCTCACCGTGATGGGAAAAGTCACCAAAGTGCCGAAAGACCGAGACGCGGATATTCGCATGCAATATTTAGCCCGACACCCTAAGGCCAGCTATTGGGCAGACTTTGCGGATTTTTCGTTCTATCTGATGGATACGATCGATCTGTATTATGTCGGTGGTTTTGGCTCAATGGGTTGGGTCTCCGCGGAAGAATATGCCGAGGCAAAGATCGACCCACTCGCCGATGCTGGTCCAGAAATAATTGACCACGTGAATGCCGATCACAAAGATTCCCTGATAATTCTGGCTTGCGCCAATGGTCAAACAGAAGCCGATGAGGTTACCCTCACGGCCATTGACCGACTTGGATTCCACCTTCGACTGAGGATCAAAGACCGTTACACCGGGATGCGCTTGGCCTTCCCGCAGGAACTCACAAGTCCCGAGGATGCGCGGCCAGCCTTCGTCCACATGGTAAAACAGGCGCGCGGCACCACCTAA
- the ettA gene encoding energy-dependent translational throttle protein EttA has product MATSDRQIIFSLIGVGRVHPPKKQVLKDIYLSFYYGAKIGVLGLNGSGKSSLLRIIAGVDKDYLGEITMSKGYSVGLLEQEPNLDPDKTVKEVVEEARKELIDMLAEYESVSNRLGEPMEAEEMEKLLEKQSTLQEKIEAVDGWELENQLEIAMDALRCPSPDAKVGPLSGGEKRRVALCRLMIQEPDILLLDEPTNHLDAESVQWLEDHLQQYKGTVIAVTHDRYFLDNVAGWILELDRGQGIPYEGNYSSWLEQKQARLEKEEKAESKRRKTLEHELEWIRMSPKGRQAKGKARVTRYEELMTEEHEKVADDLEIYIPAGPRLGDVVIEAKDLSKAFGDKLLFENLSFNLPRGGIVGVIGPNGAGKTTLFRMITGEEKPDAGSFTVGTTVKLGYVDQNRTLDGNKNVWEVISGGQDTITLGKKEINSRAYVSRFNFGGNDQQKKVNDLSGGERNRVHLATMLKEGANVLILDEPTNDLDVNTLRALEEGLEQFGGCAVISSHDRWFLDRIATHILAFEGNSQVVWFEGNYSEYEANRKKRLGKDADQPHRIRYRKLARE; this is encoded by the coding sequence ATGGCAACTAGTGACAGACAAATCATATTTTCCTTAATCGGGGTCGGACGAGTCCATCCTCCCAAGAAACAGGTGCTCAAGGACATTTACCTTTCCTTTTACTATGGCGCCAAGATTGGCGTCTTAGGTCTGAACGGATCAGGAAAAAGTTCGCTCCTCCGAATTATCGCAGGAGTGGACAAAGACTATCTTGGCGAGATCACTATGTCCAAAGGATACAGCGTTGGGCTGTTGGAACAAGAACCAAACCTGGATCCTGACAAGACGGTCAAGGAAGTCGTGGAGGAAGCACGAAAAGAACTCATCGATATGTTGGCCGAATACGAATCAGTCAGTAACCGCTTGGGCGAGCCCATGGAGGCCGAGGAGATGGAGAAACTCCTCGAAAAGCAAAGCACGCTGCAAGAAAAGATTGAGGCTGTCGATGGATGGGAGCTAGAAAACCAACTCGAGATTGCCATGGATGCGCTTCGTTGTCCATCACCAGACGCTAAAGTGGGACCTCTCTCAGGGGGAGAGAAACGGCGCGTGGCACTTTGTCGCCTTATGATTCAAGAGCCGGACATTTTATTACTGGACGAACCCACTAACCATTTGGATGCCGAATCCGTCCAATGGCTCGAGGACCATCTGCAACAATACAAGGGCACAGTGATTGCCGTGACCCATGATCGCTATTTCCTCGACAACGTGGCCGGATGGATTCTCGAACTCGATCGCGGGCAAGGAATTCCATACGAAGGCAATTACTCTTCTTGGTTGGAACAAAAACAGGCGCGACTCGAAAAAGAAGAAAAAGCTGAATCCAAACGTCGCAAAACCTTAGAACATGAACTCGAATGGATTCGCATGTCGCCCAAAGGCCGCCAGGCCAAAGGCAAAGCCCGTGTCACTCGCTACGAAGAACTCATGACCGAGGAGCATGAAAAGGTGGCAGATGATTTGGAGATTTATATCCCCGCTGGCCCACGCCTTGGCGATGTTGTGATTGAAGCTAAGGATCTCAGCAAGGCGTTTGGGGATAAGCTCCTATTCGAAAACCTCTCGTTTAATTTGCCTCGAGGTGGAATCGTGGGAGTCATTGGTCCAAATGGAGCGGGGAAAACCACGTTGTTTCGCATGATCACCGGGGAAGAAAAACCCGACGCCGGATCTTTTACGGTTGGCACCACCGTCAAACTCGGATACGTGGATCAAAATCGAACCTTGGATGGGAATAAAAATGTTTGGGAAGTAATTTCCGGCGGGCAAGACACCATTACCCTAGGCAAAAAAGAAATTAATTCACGGGCTTATGTCAGCCGTTTTAATTTTGGCGGCAACGATCAACAAAAGAAAGTGAATGACCTTTCTGGCGGTGAACGAAATCGCGTACATCTCGCGACAATGCTTAAAGAAGGTGCGAATGTCTTGATACTGGATGAGCCAACCAACGATTTAGACGTCAATACCTTACGCGCATTGGAAGAGGGTCTTGAACAATTTGGCGGCTGCGCCGTCATCAGTAGCCATGACCGCTGGTTCTTAGACCGAATCGCAACCCACATCTTGGCATTCGAAGGGAATAGCCAAGTCGTCTGGTTTGAAGGCAACTACAGCGAATACGAAGCCAATCGCAAAAAACGCCTTGGTAAAGATGCCGATCAGCCCCACCGCATTCGATATAGAAAATTGGCAAGAGAGTAA